From Deltaproteobacteria bacterium, the proteins below share one genomic window:
- a CDS encoding thiolase domain-containing protein (Catalyzes the synthesis of acetoacetyl coenzyme A from two molecules of acetyl coenzyme A. It can also act as a thiolase, catalyzing the reverse reaction and generating two-carbon units from the four-carbon product of fatty acid oxidation): MSAPVYILGGHQTDFARNWLKEGKDVVEMMKEVVVEGLSSTHLDAKEVDVAHVGNFAAELYCKQGHLGGFLGEIDPALSGIPTSRHEAACASGSVSIMMAAAEIEAGRYNLALVIGVEQMKTVDPSTGGDFLGTAGWYEHESKGVEFPFPKLFGRLGDEYEKRFGLKEEHLTRISEINFSNARRNPQAQTRGWFTNETQNLTSGKYANPVAGRLKVRDCSQVTDGAASLFLASESFARAYAARRGLKLEDLPCILGWGHRTAPMRFDTKVAESKNSQYVLPHTRQAIVDAFRRAGIADVWGVNGIETHDCFTTSEYMAIDHFGMTKPGESWKAVEEGTIEFGGKLPINASGGLIGCGHPVGATGTRQALDAFKQVTGHAGEYQIDGAKKIATLNIGGSGTTTVAMVIGK; encoded by the coding sequence ATGTCCGCACCTGTGTATATTCTCGGAGGTCATCAGACTGACTTTGCCCGTAACTGGCTCAAAGAGGGCAAGGATGTCGTCGAAATGATGAAAGAAGTGGTTGTCGAAGGGCTATCCTCGACACACCTCGACGCCAAAGAAGTGGACGTCGCGCACGTCGGCAACTTCGCGGCTGAACTCTACTGCAAACAAGGACATCTCGGCGGCTTCCTGGGCGAGATCGATCCGGCCCTCTCTGGGATTCCTACCTCGCGTCATGAAGCGGCCTGCGCGTCTGGCAGTGTCTCGATCATGATGGCTGCGGCTGAAATCGAGGCTGGTCGTTATAACCTTGCTTTGGTAATCGGCGTTGAGCAGATGAAGACCGTCGATCCTTCAACTGGTGGTGACTTTCTCGGGACCGCAGGGTGGTATGAGCACGAATCCAAGGGAGTCGAGTTTCCCTTTCCCAAATTGTTTGGTCGCCTTGGTGATGAATACGAAAAGCGTTTCGGGCTCAAGGAAGAGCATCTGACACGTATTTCCGAAATCAACTTCTCCAATGCCCGTCGTAACCCACAGGCACAGACACGTGGCTGGTTTACCAACGAGACCCAGAATCTCACCAGCGGTAAGTACGCCAATCCAGTGGCTGGTCGGTTGAAAGTTCGTGACTGCTCGCAAGTCACCGATGGTGCGGCTTCGCTCTTCCTCGCGTCTGAATCCTTCGCGCGAGCGTACGCAGCACGTCGTGGCCTGAAACTCGAAGATCTGCCGTGCATTCTCGGCTGGGGTCATCGCACGGCGCCGATGCGCTTTGACACCAAGGTGGCTGAAAGCAAGAACAGCCAATACGTGTTGCCGCACACCCGCCAAGCGATCGTCGATGCGTTCCGTCGCGCTGGTATCGCTGACGTCTGGGGTGTGAACGGTATCGAAACGCACGACTGCTTTACGACCTCTGAGTACATGGCGATCGATCACTTTGGCATGACCAAACCCGGCGAGTCATGGAAGGCCGTGGAAGAGGGAACGATTGAATTCGGTGGGAAACTGCCAATCAATGCTAGCGGTGGACTGATCGGTTGTGGCCATCCAGTCGGTGCGACTGGCACACGCCAGGCGTTGGATGCATTCAAGCAAGTGACCGGGCACGCTGGTGAGTATCAGATTGACGGCGCGAAGAAGATCGCGACCCTCAACATCGGTGGTTCGGGGACGACAACTGTGGCGATGGTGATTGGGAAGTGA